A window from Zingiber officinale cultivar Zhangliang chromosome 7A, Zo_v1.1, whole genome shotgun sequence encodes these proteins:
- the LOC122002352 gene encoding CBS domain-containing protein CBSCBSPB3-like, with protein sequence MATHVMPPASRRDYLASHRVIPVENGSDAATPIGSSSDPTTSNGSSRAVAVKKLRLSKSLILSQETTVYDACRRMASRKLDAVLLADAEGFLSGIVTAMDVVTKIVAVGLCPEQTIITKIMTRSPVFVMADTLASEALQMMVQGKFRHLPVVENGEVTAMLNINKCLYDAISRLERTVEQGYAIAAAIEGFDSQRQGKFSAPFSFTEVLQERMFKPFLSTIISENTKAVVVSPSDSVYIAAKKMLEFQVRSVIVANANRPRGILTSKDVLRRVVAQHLSPELILVKKVMTVNPFCATLEMTVLEALHVIRDQNFSHLPVIDREGLVLACLDVVHLTRAAGLMVEENAGVFNGMANIVTQKSSDYSPHVEPGHEEYDTRSGLSSSITSEGAETEMLYPPPPIGNSIVFKLTDKKGRIHRFCCGTKTLFELVSAVGQRIAIDGEKCKIKLLYEDSEGDKVLLATDDDLVEAMNHAKSIGWKVLRLHIDDLETNKAATSSTSGLALIKRNEWKSTRAGILVGTLAAASIGVLVYLKRHKV encoded by the exons aTGGCCACCCATGTCATGCCTCCGGCTTCGAGAAGGGACTATCTTGCCTCCCACCGAGTGATTCCGGTGGAGAATGGCAGTGACGCTGCCACTCCCATCGGGAGCTCTTCCGATCCCACCACTTCTAACGGATCCTC GAGGGCGGTGGCGGTGAAGAAGTTGAGGTTGTCGAAATCTTTGATCCTCTCCCAGGAGACGACGGTTTACGATGCCTGCAGGAGGATGGCATCTCGCAAGCTGGATGCTGTTCTTCTGGCGGATGCCGAGGGGTTTCTCTCTGGGATTGTCACCGCTATG GATGTAGTGACAAAGATTGTCGCCGTGGGTTTGTGCCCAGAGCAGACTATCATAACGAAGATAATGACAAGAAGCCCAGTGTTTGTCATGGCTGATACTCTAGCCTCTGAGGCACTTCAAATGATGGTTCAAG GAAAATTTAGGCACCTTCCAGTTGTAGAAAATGGTGAAGTTACTGCAATGTTGAATATTAATAAGTGCTTGTATGATGCCATATCAAGACTGGAAAGGACTGTGGAACAAGGTTATGCTATAGCAGCTGCTATTGAAGGATTTGATAGCCAAAGGCAAGGCAAATTCTCAG CTCCTTTTTCTTTCACTGAAGTTCTCCAAGAAAGGATGTTTAAGCCTTTTCTGTCAACTATCATATCAGAGAACACAAA AGCCGTGGTAGTGTCTCCTTCAGATTCTGTGTATATTGCAGCAAAAAAGATGCTTGAATTTCAAGTTAGATCAGTCATTGTCGCAAATGCAAACAGGCCTAGAGGGATCCTAAC TTCAAAAGATGTGCTCAGACGTGTTGTTGCTCAACACCTTTCTCCAGAATTGATTTTAGTAAAAAAG GTCATGACTGTCAACCCTTTTTGCGCTACCTTGGAAATGACAGTTCTTGAGGCATTGCATGTAATACGTGATCAAAATTTTTCACATCTTCCAGTCATAGATAGAG AAGGTCTTGTTCTTGCTTGTTTGGATGTTGTACACCTAACCCGAGCTGCTGGTTTGATG GTTGAAGAAAATGCTGGAGTGTTTAATGGCATGGCAAACATTGTGACACAGAAGTCATCGGACTACTCCCCTCATGTGGAGCCAGGACATGAAGAATATGACACTCGAAG TGGATTGTCTTCCTCGATAACGTCAGAGGGTGCTGAGACAGAGATGCTGTATCCCCCTCCTCCCATTGGAAATTCAATTGTCTTCAAGTTAACAGACAAAAAGGGTCGTATACACAGATTTTGTTGTG GTACAAAGACTCTATTTGAACTTGTGTCTGCTGTAGGTCAGAGAATAGCAATTGATGGAGAGAAATGCAAAATCAAACTCTTG TACGAAGACAGTGAAGGTGATAAAGTTCTTCTAGCCACGGATGATGACCTTGTTGAAGCTATGAATCATGCCAAATCAATAGGATGGAAG GTTTTGAGGTTGCACATTGATGACCTAGAGACCAATAAAGCAGCAACAAGTTCAACATCAGGCCTTGCACTGATAAAAAGAAACGAATGGAAGTCTACCAGAGCTGGGATTTTGGTGGGAACTCTTGCAGCAGCAAGCATTGGAGTACTGGTATATTTGAAACGGCACAAGGTTTGA